The Plasmodium knowlesi strain H genome assembly, chromosome: 14 genome has a segment encoding these proteins:
- a CDS encoding PIH1 domain-containing protein, putative, translated as MDNMYHSYFQEGERNFKFASPKLANLVSKEKTIRISPQKGFVIKAYEKDGGKVYFNILSSNLIAEFHFKKMPDLNDNEGLRIPLSIGEEKQREDKKGQKYKTYDIVLNSKVVSQSKKDLQLKKVIAELVQVAIKNKYNTDTCANLFFFPEHKYKGSNPDDQFIKDDQQHKFNVVEEARNEAGASTCEEEKMNKEDIQNFLSVKKPEWDMWFVDKKTFEERHEQMEMFYLPYMRTSPLSGTIDCFDFKPPFTSANGKQKEKIGKMGKIEKIDRKETKNNAIFKSFLNEYNIELDDDFLRYQQVINTICVIQIQLPFFILAQRSDTRGERCPFAVHEFVNLYVADDHLAVFFKKSPLFPAGHNPPYKNFNIRFPFYFESSKAVSQYLEKYHLLNIIIPVSRSSATCKLFSGERVNKGDCVVSDDAETSDSSIF; from the exons atggataatATGTACCATAGCTACTTCCAGGAGGGCGAGAGGAATTTCAAATTCGCCTCGCCTAAACTGGCCAACTTGGTAAGCAAAGAAAAGACAATAAGGATAAGTCCCCAGAAGGGCTTTGTCATAAAGGCGTACGAAAAGGATGGGGGAAAGGTTTACTTCAATATTCTGTCTTCCAACTTGATTGCTGagtttcattttaaaaaaatgcccgACTTAAATGATAACGAGGGATTAAGAATCCCACTGAGCATTGGCGAGGAGAAACAGAGGGAAGATAAGAAGGGGCAGAAATACAAGACGTACGACATTGTTCTTAATTCAAAAGTTGTTTCGCAAAGCAAAAAAGATCTGCAATTAAAGAAAGTTATTGCCGAGTTGGTGCAGGTGGCcatcaaaaataaatacaacaCGGACACCTGCGCgaacttgtttttttttcccgaacataaatataaag GGAGCAACCCGGATGATCAGTTCATAAAGGACGACCAGCAACACAAGTTCAATGTTGTGGAGGAAGCTAGGAACGAAGCAGGTGCCTCAACCTgcgaggaagagaaaatgaacaaggaggacattcaaaattttttatcagtTAAGAAACCCGAGTGGGACATGTGGTTTGTCGATAAGAAGACCTTCGAAGAACGACATGAACAGATGGAAATGTTTTACCTTCCTTACATGCGCACGTCCCCACTGAGCGGTACCATTGACTGCTTTGACTTTAAACCCCCCTTCACGAGTGCGAacggaaaacaaaaagaaaaaattggcaaaatgggaaaaatcgaaaaaattgatagaaaggaaacaaaaaacaatGCCATTTTCAAGTCCTTCCTGAACGAATATAACATCGAATTGGACGACGACTTTTTACGTTACCAGCAGGTCATCAACACGATATGCGTTATTCAAATTCAATTGCCTTTCTTCATCCTCGCGCAACGCAGTGACACCAGGGGGGAGCGGTGCCCCTTCGCCGTCCACGAGTTTGTAAATCTCTACGTCGCCGATGATCATCTGGCTGTCTTCTTTAAGAA GTCGCCTCTCTTTCCAGCAGGACACAACCCCCCCTACAAAAACTTCAACATACGCTTTCCTTTCTATTTCGAATCGTCAAAGGCGGTATCGCaatatttggaaaaatatcaCCTCCTAAATATCATCATTCCAGTTAGCAGAAGTTCAGCTACGTGCAAATTGTTCAGCGGGGAACGCGTGAACAAAGGGGACTGTGTGGTATCGGACGACGCAGAAACGAGTGACAGTTCGATATTTTGA